Proteins from a single region of Peromyscus eremicus chromosome 9, PerEre_H2_v1, whole genome shotgun sequence:
- the LOC131919085 gene encoding large ribosomal subunit protein eL22-like, which yields MAPMKRLVAKWGKKKKKQILKFILDCTHPVEDGIMDAANFEQFLQERIKVNGKAGNLGGGVVTIEQSKSKITVTSEVPFSKRYLKYLTKKYLKKNNLRDWLRVVANSKESYELRYFRINQVEEEEEEE from the coding sequence ATGGCGCCCATGAAAAGGCTTGTGGCAAagtggggcaaaaaaaaaaagaagcagatttTGAAGTTCATCCTTGATTGCACCCACCCTGTAGAAGATGGAATCATGGATGCTGCCAATTTTGAGCAATTCCTCCAGGAGAGAATCAAGGTGAACGGGAAAGCTGGGAATCTTGGCGGAGGGGTTGTGACCATCGAACAAAGCAAGAGCAAGATCACTGTCACTTCCGAGGTGCCTTTCTCCAAAAGGTATTTGAAATATCTCaccaaaaaatatttgaagaagaaCAATCTCCGAGACTGGCTGCGTGTTGTCGCCAACAGCAAAGAGAGCTACGAGCTGCGTTACTTCCGGATCAACCAGGtcgaagaggaggaggaggaggag